From the Gramella sp. Hel_I_59 genome, one window contains:
- a CDS encoding GH3 auxin-responsive promoter family protein, translating into MSIKSFAAGIFASYVRKKMNKWAENPHDTQEKVFQQLLKKGANTKFGKDHHFQNINSHQDFTKQVPVRDYEELKNYMDLMVSGEEDVLWPGKPMYYAKTSGTTSGAKYIPLTKDSMPTHIEAARNAILCYIHDTGNSKFVDGKMIFLQGSPELQEKNGVKLGRLSGIVAHFVPGYLQKNRMPSWETNCIDDWETKVDAIVEETVQEDMSVISGIPSWVQMYFERLIDKTGEKVGDIFPNFDLFIYGGVNYEPYRAKFEKLIGRRVDSIELYPASEGFFAFQDKQNVHGMLLQLDSGIFYEFIEADKFFDENAARLLLKDVEIGVNYVMIISSTAGLWAYNIGDTIQFTSVKPYRVIVSGRIKHFISAFGEHVIAKEVEEALQEAVKDTQAAISEFTVAPQISPDIDELPYHEWFIEFEKEPQDLDHFAGVIDKAMQQQNSYYKDLIDGSILQRLKITKLPPNTFQQYMKSIGKLGGQNKLPRLSNDRKIADKLNEII; encoded by the coding sequence ATGTCTATAAAATCTTTTGCTGCCGGGATCTTTGCTTCCTATGTTAGAAAAAAAATGAATAAATGGGCTGAGAATCCTCATGATACTCAGGAGAAAGTTTTTCAGCAATTATTGAAAAAAGGAGCAAATACCAAATTCGGTAAGGATCACCATTTTCAAAATATAAACAGTCATCAGGATTTCACAAAACAGGTTCCCGTAAGAGATTATGAAGAATTAAAGAATTATATGGACCTGATGGTTTCCGGAGAAGAGGATGTATTATGGCCCGGAAAACCTATGTATTACGCGAAAACTTCAGGAACCACCAGTGGAGCTAAATATATTCCGCTAACCAAAGACAGTATGCCCACGCATATAGAAGCTGCCAGAAATGCTATTTTATGCTATATCCATGATACCGGGAATAGTAAGTTCGTGGATGGTAAGATGATATTCCTGCAGGGAAGTCCGGAATTGCAGGAGAAAAATGGAGTGAAACTAGGCAGGTTATCGGGTATAGTGGCTCATTTTGTTCCAGGCTATCTTCAAAAGAACAGAATGCCTTCCTGGGAAACTAATTGTATCGACGATTGGGAGACCAAGGTGGATGCGATCGTAGAGGAAACTGTACAGGAAGATATGTCGGTTATAAGCGGGATTCCATCCTGGGTGCAAATGTATTTTGAACGATTGATCGATAAGACTGGCGAAAAGGTAGGTGATATTTTTCCAAATTTTGACCTGTTCATTTATGGTGGAGTTAATTACGAACCTTATCGCGCCAAATTCGAAAAACTGATTGGCAGAAGGGTGGATAGTATTGAATTATACCCTGCTTCGGAAGGTTTTTTTGCTTTTCAGGATAAGCAGAATGTTCATGGGATGCTGCTTCAGCTGGACTCCGGGATTTTTTACGAATTCATTGAAGCAGATAAATTCTTTGATGAAAATGCAGCACGTTTGCTTCTGAAGGATGTAGAGATTGGGGTGAACTATGTCATGATCATAAGTTCTACCGCTGGTCTATGGGCATATAATATTGGTGATACCATACAGTTCACTTCAGTAAAACCATATAGAGTCATAGTCTCCGGAAGGATCAAGCATTTTATTTCAGCTTTTGGAGAACATGTGATCGCGAAGGAAGTGGAAGAGGCCTTGCAGGAAGCAGTTAAAGATACGCAGGCTGCTATTAGCGAGTTTACGGTAGCACCACAAATAAGCCCGGATATTGATGAATTACCGTACCACGAATGGTTTATAGAATTTGAGAAAGAACCGCAGGATTTAGATCATTTTGCTGGAGTTATCGATAAAGCGATGCAACAGCAGAATTCATATTATAAGGATCTTATAGATGGAAGCATCCTTCAAAGGCTCAAGATCACTAAATTGCCACCAAATACATTTCAGCAATACATGAAATCCATTGGAAAGCTTGGAGGACAGAATAAACTGCCAAGATTATCCAATGACAGGAAGATTGCTGATAAATTAAATGAGATTATATAA
- the rfbC gene encoding dTDP-4-dehydrorhamnose 3,5-epimerase yields the protein MQIEKTPLKDCLLIKPTMFEDHRGLFLETYHRKRLAEFSGIDAEFVQDNQSMSHYGVLRGLHYQQGEFAQTKIVRVIHGKVLDVVVDLRPDSPSFKKTFSVILDDENLFQLYVPKGFGHGFVTLSKRSVFAYKCDHYYTPGSEAGIRYNDPDLNIDWNFPEDQMILSDKDKELPFLKDVF from the coding sequence ATGCAAATCGAAAAAACTCCGCTAAAAGACTGCCTGCTCATCAAACCTACCATGTTTGAAGATCATCGCGGATTGTTTCTGGAGACCTATCATCGCAAGAGGTTGGCAGAATTTAGTGGTATAGATGCTGAATTTGTTCAGGATAATCAATCCATGTCGCATTATGGTGTCTTACGAGGTCTGCATTATCAACAGGGAGAATTCGCTCAAACTAAGATCGTAAGAGTGATCCACGGGAAGGTTTTGGATGTGGTGGTGGATTTACGACCAGATTCTCCGAGTTTTAAAAAGACTTTTTCAGTCATACTGGACGATGAGAATTTGTTTCAGCTATATGTTCCCAAAGGTTTTGGACATGGCTTTGTAACGCTTTCCAAACGTTCTGTTTTTGCTTATAAATGTGATCATTATTATACTCCAGGCTCTGAAGCCGGAATTAGATACAATGATCCCGATCTCAATATCGACTGGAATTTTCCAGAAGATCAAATGATCTTATCAGATAAAGACAAAGAGCTTCCATTTCTAAAAGATGTATTTTGA
- the rfbD gene encoding dTDP-4-dehydrorhamnose reductase, translating into MKNILVTGANGQLGSCFRKHRKKYPDFNFDFKSSKELDISNFAEVERLFSSRSYDFCINAAAYTNVEKAESEKEKAFQINAEAAGKLAEVCAAKQVKMIHFSTDYVFDGSKTEAYLETDDVNPINVYGASKLAGERQISEALDDHLIFRTSWLYSEFGHNFFCTILKKAAEKATLNITTTQLGTPTNANDLAMYVLDGIQKNSSATGIYHFSNLGQASWYDFAEEILNYSRKIDQVVLIKTGFFKTLAERPEYSVLSKGKAVQEFGEIKDWRKSLRDLIDEVV; encoded by the coding sequence TTGAAGAATATCCTGGTAACCGGTGCAAATGGTCAGTTAGGTTCATGTTTTAGAAAGCATAGAAAAAAATACCCCGATTTTAACTTTGATTTCAAAAGCTCGAAAGAGCTGGATATTAGCAATTTTGCAGAAGTAGAAAGGCTATTCTCTTCGCGATCTTATGATTTCTGTATTAACGCCGCGGCTTATACCAATGTAGAAAAAGCAGAATCTGAGAAAGAAAAGGCATTCCAGATCAATGCTGAAGCGGCAGGTAAACTTGCAGAAGTTTGTGCCGCAAAGCAGGTTAAAATGATCCATTTCTCAACCGATTATGTTTTCGACGGAAGCAAAACAGAAGCTTACCTCGAAACCGATGATGTAAATCCTATCAATGTTTATGGGGCATCCAAGTTAGCGGGAGAGAGACAGATCAGTGAAGCTCTTGATGATCATTTAATCTTCAGAACGAGTTGGTTGTATTCAGAATTTGGACATAATTTCTTTTGTACGATCTTAAAAAAAGCTGCTGAAAAAGCGACCTTAAATATTACTACTACGCAGCTTGGTACTCCAACCAACGCCAACGACCTGGCCATGTATGTTCTGGATGGCATTCAGAAAAATTCGTCTGCAACCGGCATTTACCATTTTAGCAACCTGGGACAGGCGAGCTGGTATGATTTCGCCGAAGAAATATTGAATTACTCCAGAAAAATAGACCAGGTAGTTCTGATTAAAACGGGATTTTTTAAGACCTTGGCTGAAAGACCTGAATATAGTGTGCTTTCCAAGGGAAAAGCAGTACAAGAGTTCGGTGAGATTAAGGACTGGAGAAAGAGTCTGCGGGACTTGATCGATGAGGTTGTTTAA
- a CDS encoding UDP-glucuronic acid decarboxylase family protein, translated as MAKRILITGAAGFLGSHLCDRFIREGYSVIGMDNLITGDLKNIEHLIKEKNFEFHHHDITKFVHVAGDLDYILHFASPASPIDYLKIPIQTLKVGSFGTHHCLGLAKEKNARILIASTSEVYGDPLVHPQNEDYYGNVNTIGPRGVYDEAKRFQESITMAYHRFHGLETRIARIFNTYGPRMRLNDGRVIPAFIGQALRGEDLTVFGDGSQTRSFCFVDDQVEGIYRLLLSDYSNPVNIGNPDEITILDFAKEIIKLTGTDQKIVFQELPQDDPMQRQPDITRAKEILGWEPQVSRSEGMKITYDHFRSMSKEELDKREHKDFSAHIRR; from the coding sequence ATGGCTAAAAGAATACTAATTACCGGAGCAGCGGGATTTTTAGGATCTCACTTATGTGACCGGTTTATCAGGGAAGGTTATTCTGTTATTGGAATGGATAATCTTATTACTGGTGATCTTAAGAATATTGAACATCTCATCAAGGAAAAGAATTTCGAATTTCATCATCATGATATTACTAAATTCGTTCATGTCGCTGGAGATCTTGATTATATATTGCACTTTGCCTCCCCAGCGAGTCCTATAGATTATTTGAAAATTCCTATACAAACCTTGAAGGTTGGTTCCTTTGGAACCCATCACTGTCTTGGTCTGGCAAAGGAAAAAAATGCCAGAATTCTTATTGCTTCCACTTCTGAAGTATACGGAGATCCTTTGGTACATCCGCAGAACGAAGATTATTACGGGAATGTGAACACGATAGGCCCTCGAGGAGTTTATGATGAAGCAAAACGTTTTCAGGAATCTATCACCATGGCGTATCATAGATTTCACGGACTGGAAACAAGAATCGCGAGAATTTTCAACACATATGGCCCGCGTATGCGACTTAATGATGGTCGAGTGATTCCAGCTTTTATTGGTCAGGCATTGAGGGGAGAGGACCTTACCGTTTTTGGAGATGGTTCGCAAACACGTTCTTTCTGCTTTGTGGATGACCAGGTAGAAGGCATTTACCGACTTTTACTTAGCGACTATTCCAATCCCGTAAATATTGGAAATCCTGATGAAATCACGATCCTTGATTTTGCAAAAGAGATCATTAAACTAACCGGAACAGATCAGAAGATCGTTTTTCAGGAATTACCGCAGGATGATCCAATGCAACGTCAGCCCGATATTACGAGAGCCAAGGAAATTCTGGGCTGGGAACCTCAGGTCTCAAGGAGTGAGGGTATGAAGATCACCTATGACCACTTCCGGAGTATGAGTAAAGAGGAACTGGATAAGAGAGAGCACAAGGATTTTTCAGCACATATTAGACGATAG
- a CDS encoding glycosyltransferase family A protein: protein MKEGLVSVIMPAYNSAAYIADAIRSVICQTYHNWELLIVNDASNDSTAQILQKFDSEENRIRVFTNSANKGTAYSRNKAIEAAEGQFISFLDADDLWKENKLKKQLEVLSKTNVAACFSSYQLMHDTGKKSNIIIQALPVLSHRRLLKANYVGNLTGIYNAGLLGKIYAPDLRKRQDWAMWLRVIEEGGPMEGIWESLAYYRLRKNSISGNKLEMLKYNYKVYRLAGFGRRASLKKMLIFLNEQFFVKSKQKLTIE from the coding sequence ATGAAGGAGGGACTGGTGTCTGTCATAATGCCTGCTTACAATAGTGCAGCCTACATTGCTGATGCAATTCGCTCTGTAATTTGCCAGACTTACCATAACTGGGAACTGCTTATCGTAAATGATGCTTCCAATGATTCCACTGCACAGATCCTGCAGAAATTTGATTCCGAAGAAAATAGAATCAGGGTTTTTACCAATTCGGCGAATAAAGGAACTGCGTACTCCCGCAACAAAGCGATTGAAGCTGCAGAGGGACAGTTTATCTCATTTCTGGATGCAGATGACCTCTGGAAGGAAAATAAGCTGAAGAAACAGCTAGAAGTTCTTTCCAAGACTAATGTCGCGGCTTGTTTCTCCAGTTACCAGTTGATGCATGACACTGGAAAAAAAAGCAATATTATCATTCAAGCCTTACCAGTGTTGAGTCATCGAAGGTTGCTCAAAGCAAATTATGTAGGGAACTTAACTGGTATTTATAATGCCGGACTGTTAGGAAAGATCTATGCTCCAGACCTTCGGAAGCGCCAGGACTGGGCAATGTGGTTAAGAGTTATTGAAGAAGGTGGACCTATGGAAGGAATCTGGGAATCCCTGGCCTATTATAGACTTCGGAAGAATTCCATTTCAGGCAATAAACTGGAAATGCTGAAATATAATTACAAGGTTTACCGCCTTGCGGGCTTTGGCCGAAGAGCATCGCTTAAAAAAATGCTTATTTTCCTGAACGAGCAATTCTTTGTAAAATCGAAGCAGAAATTAACTATTGAATAA
- a CDS encoding phenylacetate--CoA ligase family protein: protein MDWFRLSLQLNKFPIQRAQKKLEEVKNIPEAEYEKYQYRQRNLLLDYHIQHNDFYRDFFKWEGFDDWSKVPIMKKSDLQQPLKDRLSSTYTTKSAYVGKTSGSSGHPFIFAKNRFAHALSWAGFQDRYSWYGIDLNTSLQARFYGIPLDFFGNVQERLKDRISLRRRFNIFDLSEQKMESFLERFKKADFNYLNGYTSAILLFAKFLKDREILLKDLCPSLKICIVTSERLFKNDKELIENVLGVPVINEYGASEVGLIAFEDPNHHWIVNSEDLYVEILDANDRILPYGEEGRIVITALYNYAHPMIRYDIGDTGALSTRSTLKKPVLEKLVGRTNDIARLPDGKVVPGLTFYYVTKTIIEDSGNIREFIITQTSLDTFHIDYVSDIKLSEVQRKSIMKAIEIYVGKDLKIGFQKNEVLKRTKSGKLKQFTSLIQ, encoded by the coding sequence TTGGATTGGTTCAGATTATCTTTACAACTCAATAAATTCCCTATTCAGCGGGCTCAGAAAAAACTCGAGGAGGTTAAGAACATCCCTGAAGCCGAATATGAGAAGTATCAATACCGGCAGAGAAATCTATTGCTGGACTATCATATTCAGCATAACGATTTTTACCGCGATTTTTTTAAATGGGAAGGTTTTGACGATTGGAGCAAAGTCCCGATCATGAAAAAATCTGATCTGCAACAACCGCTCAAGGATAGGTTAAGTTCTACGTATACAACGAAGTCGGCTTATGTAGGGAAAACTTCCGGAAGCAGTGGACATCCATTTATATTTGCCAAAAACAGGTTTGCTCATGCCTTGAGCTGGGCTGGTTTTCAGGATCGCTATTCCTGGTATGGAATCGATCTTAACACCTCGTTACAGGCCAGGTTCTACGGAATTCCTCTTGATTTCTTCGGAAATGTGCAGGAACGATTGAAGGACAGAATAAGCCTGAGGCGGAGGTTCAATATTTTTGATCTTAGTGAACAGAAAATGGAATCGTTTCTGGAACGTTTTAAAAAGGCAGATTTCAATTATCTGAATGGTTACACCAGTGCCATCCTGCTATTCGCAAAATTTTTAAAGGATCGCGAAATCCTGCTGAAGGATCTTTGTCCAAGTCTTAAAATATGCATTGTAACTTCTGAAAGACTCTTTAAAAATGATAAAGAACTGATCGAAAATGTTCTGGGAGTCCCGGTGATCAATGAATACGGCGCAAGCGAGGTTGGACTTATTGCTTTCGAGGATCCTAACCATCACTGGATCGTAAATTCTGAAGATCTTTACGTGGAGATTCTCGATGCGAATGACAGGATATTGCCCTATGGTGAGGAGGGCCGGATTGTGATCACGGCTTTATATAACTATGCTCACCCAATGATACGCTATGATATTGGGGATACAGGGGCTTTATCTACCAGAAGTACCCTTAAAAAGCCTGTTCTGGAAAAATTAGTGGGTCGTACGAATGATATCGCCCGTTTACCAGATGGGAAAGTAGTTCCAGGATTAACCTTCTATTATGTCACGAAAACCATTATAGAAGACAGCGGAAACATCAGGGAATTTATTATTACTCAAACCAGCCTGGATACTTTTCATATAGATTATGTGAGCGATATCAAACTTTCTGAGGTTCAGAGAAAAAGTATTATGAAGGCGATCGAAATATATGTGGGAAAAGATCTGAAGATCGGCTTTCAGAAAAATGAGGTACTTAAACGCACTAAAAGCGGGAAACTAAAACAATTTACCTCGCTTATTCAATAG
- the purD gene encoding phosphoribosylamine--glycine ligase, translating into MNILILGSGGREHTFAWKIAQSDLCDKLYVGPGNAGTAAIAENLDINPIDFAQVGKVALAKNIDMIVVGPEDPLVKGIVDFFKNDDQLKHIQMIGPSQRGALLEGSKERAKEFMALYNIPTAAYESFSFESLQAGKRFLETLKPPYVLKADGLAAGKGVLIIEDLDEAKKELENMLSGKFGAASQKVVIEEFLDGIELSVFVLTDGENYKILPTAKDYKRIGEGDTGLNTGGMGAISPVPFADETLMKKIEDRIVKPTVNGLKAEDIDYKGFVFIGLIKVGNEPYVIEYNVRMGDPETEVVLPRIKSDLVALLESAWKGELNTASLEIDERSATTVMLVSGGYPESYEKGKPITGLEKVKDSLVFHAGTSRTEEGVVTSGGRVIAVSSFADDYKQALKKSYQSAELLQFDKMYFRKDLGFDLS; encoded by the coding sequence ATGAATATTCTCATTCTTGGTTCCGGTGGACGCGAGCATACTTTTGCCTGGAAGATTGCCCAAAGTGATCTATGCGATAAACTTTATGTAGGACCCGGGAATGCCGGCACAGCAGCTATTGCAGAAAACCTGGATATCAATCCGATTGATTTTGCTCAGGTAGGAAAAGTTGCCCTGGCAAAGAATATTGATATGATCGTGGTTGGACCGGAAGATCCTCTAGTCAAAGGAATCGTGGATTTCTTTAAGAATGATGATCAATTAAAGCATATTCAAATGATCGGGCCTTCTCAGCGCGGAGCTTTATTGGAAGGTAGTAAGGAACGTGCCAAGGAATTTATGGCTCTCTACAATATACCTACTGCTGCCTATGAGAGTTTCAGTTTTGAAAGTTTACAGGCAGGGAAACGTTTTCTGGAAACTTTAAAACCTCCTTACGTGTTGAAAGCCGATGGTTTGGCTGCAGGGAAGGGAGTGCTTATTATTGAAGATCTGGACGAAGCTAAAAAGGAACTGGAAAACATGCTTTCAGGGAAGTTTGGTGCGGCTAGTCAGAAGGTGGTGATCGAAGAATTCCTTGATGGGATCGAATTAAGCGTATTTGTACTAACCGATGGTGAGAATTATAAGATCCTTCCAACGGCAAAAGATTATAAAAGAATAGGCGAGGGGGACACCGGCCTTAATACCGGTGGTATGGGGGCAATTTCACCTGTACCTTTTGCAGATGAAACCCTAATGAAAAAGATCGAGGACCGTATCGTGAAACCAACGGTGAATGGTCTTAAAGCTGAAGATATCGATTACAAAGGCTTTGTTTTTATAGGTTTGATCAAAGTAGGGAATGAGCCTTATGTGATCGAGTATAATGTTAGAATGGGTGATCCTGAAACTGAAGTCGTATTACCAAGAATAAAGTCTGATCTGGTTGCATTACTGGAATCTGCCTGGAAAGGTGAACTAAATACTGCAAGTCTTGAAATCGATGAACGGTCTGCGACAACAGTGATGCTGGTATCTGGAGGTTACCCGGAATCTTATGAAAAAGGAAAGCCTATCACAGGACTGGAAAAAGTTAAAGATTCTCTCGTATTCCATGCAGGAACGAGCAGAACTGAAGAAGGAGTTGTAACTAGTGGAGGCCGCGTAATAGCGGTAAGTTCCTTTGCGGATGATTACAAACAGGCACTAAAAAAATCTTACCAAAGTGCAGAATTGTTGCAATTTGATAAGATGTATTTTAGAAAGGATTTAGGTTTTGACCTATCCTAA
- a CDS encoding uracil phosphoribosyltransferase produces the protein MKDFFEGIEDLFGLLLAPLDELRALELDSWFLANGLNWIFMAIGFLAFLYWMKQLKSFNDNNEENRESTSHSFLG, from the coding sequence ATGAAAGATTTTTTTGAAGGAATAGAAGATTTGTTTGGGTTACTCCTGGCTCCATTAGACGAATTAAGAGCTTTGGAACTTGATTCCTGGTTTCTTGCCAATGGATTGAACTGGATCTTTATGGCTATTGGTTTTCTAGCTTTTCTTTACTGGATGAAGCAGCTAAAATCCTTTAACGATAATAACGAAGAAAACAGAGAATCTACTTCACATTCATTCTTAGGATAG
- a CDS encoding DUF6427 family protein produces MLTSFFSKSKPINLTVIVLLLVIFYTGVNFFHWENGFEILDLLQKIGVLGLLVLSLFVLNFIAKKNELTKRSAYKTLLFAIFAISFSELLANTPVIISNLCILLALRRIISLKSHKFVQQKIFDATFWIAIATLYNFWSVLFFLLIFFAILNFASAFKNWLVPFVAFLAVAILTVTFHLLAYDEFYTLNDWFQTSNFDFSRYNVASILVPLSIILGLLFWTLIQYFSAIQKASITRRPVLSMILFCLVISIAVAIFAPTKNGSELIFFFVPLSIIASNYFDSKKDRIFKEILLAVLILMPFVLVFLG; encoded by the coding sequence ATGCTAACAAGCTTTTTTAGCAAATCCAAACCTATTAACCTTACAGTGATCGTTCTGCTGCTGGTAATCTTTTATACCGGCGTGAACTTTTTTCACTGGGAAAATGGTTTCGAGATACTGGATTTACTGCAAAAGATTGGTGTTTTGGGTTTGCTTGTTCTAAGCTTGTTCGTGCTCAATTTTATCGCAAAGAAAAATGAACTCACTAAGCGGAGTGCTTATAAAACCCTGCTTTTTGCAATTTTCGCAATCAGTTTTAGTGAACTTCTGGCTAATACGCCGGTAATCATTTCCAATCTTTGCATCCTGCTCGCCTTACGGAGAATCATTAGCCTCAAATCACACAAATTTGTACAGCAAAAGATCTTTGATGCAACTTTCTGGATAGCCATTGCCACCCTTTATAACTTCTGGTCGGTACTGTTCTTTCTGCTTATATTTTTCGCGATTCTTAATTTTGCTTCAGCTTTCAAAAACTGGCTGGTACCTTTTGTAGCTTTTCTTGCGGTAGCTATCCTGACGGTAACATTTCATCTTCTTGCTTATGACGAGTTCTATACATTGAATGACTGGTTTCAGACCAGTAATTTTGACTTTAGTCGTTATAACGTAGCATCGATACTAGTTCCATTAAGTATCATTCTGGGCTTGCTTTTCTGGACACTTATTCAATATTTCAGTGCGATACAGAAGGCAAGTATTACCAGAAGACCGGTGTTAAGCATGATCCTGTTCTGCCTGGTAATTTCTATTGCTGTTGCGATCTTCGCACCGACTAAAAATGGAAGTGAACTTATATTCTTCTTTGTACCTCTTAGTATCATTGCTTCTAACTATTTTGATAGCAAGAAGGATCGCATATTCAAGGAAATACTACTGGCAGTGCTAATTCTTATGCCATTTGTCCTGGTTTTTCTGGGTTAA
- a CDS encoding DUF4254 domain-containing protein produces MFSDKANTIFREVIELYHEKDSVEQDFKNPYDAEKNLLEHLLFRKCWIDTVQWHYEDIIRDQNIDPVAALTLKRKIDASNQDRTDTVEYIDSYFLEKYKDVKANTDATINSESPAWAIDRLSILALKIYHMNEEAQRTDASEKHQMACKAKLDILLEQRVDLSTAINQLLEDIEKGEKYMKVYKQMKMYNDDELNPVLRGNK; encoded by the coding sequence ATGTTTTCAGATAAAGCCAATACTATTTTTAGAGAAGTGATCGAACTCTATCATGAGAAAGATAGCGTAGAACAGGATTTCAAAAATCCTTATGATGCTGAAAAGAATCTTCTGGAACATTTACTTTTCAGAAAATGCTGGATAGATACCGTTCAATGGCATTATGAAGATATTATTCGTGACCAGAACATTGATCCGGTAGCAGCACTTACATTGAAGCGTAAGATCGATGCTTCCAATCAGGATAGAACCGATACTGTAGAGTATATTGATAGTTACTTTCTTGAGAAATATAAGGATGTAAAGGCAAATACAGATGCTACGATCAATTCTGAAAGTCCGGCATGGGCAATCGATCGTTTGTCTATTCTGGCGCTGAAGATCTATCATATGAACGAAGAAGCCCAGCGTACAGATGCTTCAGAAAAGCACCAGATGGCCTGTAAAGCCAAGTTGGATATTCTTCTGGAACAACGTGTAGACCTTTCTACGGCGATCAATCAGCTTCTGGAAGATATCGAAAAAGGTGAAAAATATATGAAGGTGTATAAGCAGATGAAGATGTATAATGACGATGAGCTTAATCCTGTACTAAGAGGTAATAAGTAG
- a CDS encoding glycosyltransferase family 9 protein: MKDQNRNQHPSTSENKHLLVIRLSAMGDVAMVVPVLSILVRTYPQLTITVLTRSFFFPMFSHLPNVRLYEADVDGVHEGVLGLGTLARELRDEEIDMVADLHDVLRTNVLRSVFYFYGIPFEQIDKGRAEKKALTRETNKIFKQLKTTHQRYADVFEKLGYPIDISNYTPAARREVLPRISDVTGKRKNVKWLGIAPFAQHSSKFYPVDLMEQVISRLSSETNTKIFLFGGGETEKKQLEEWESRFENCVSVVGKLRFAEELSLISNLDMMLSMDSGNAHIAALFGIPVLSIWGVTHPYTGFAAFNQPFENCILPDLEKYPKIPTSAYGNKVPEGYEDVMRSIPPEVVVSKIQQLLTNS, translated from the coding sequence ATGAAAGATCAGAATAGGAATCAGCATCCATCAACTTCAGAGAATAAACATCTGTTGGTGATTCGTCTTTCTGCCATGGGAGATGTGGCGATGGTGGTTCCTGTTTTGAGCATTCTGGTTAGAACCTATCCACAGCTCACAATTACGGTACTTACACGATCTTTCTTTTTTCCGATGTTCAGTCATTTACCAAATGTGCGTCTCTACGAAGCAGATGTCGATGGCGTTCACGAAGGTGTTCTGGGACTTGGTACCCTGGCCAGGGAACTTCGTGATGAGGAGATCGATATGGTCGCAGATCTTCATGATGTTCTTAGAACCAATGTCTTACGTTCGGTTTTTTATTTCTACGGAATTCCTTTCGAACAAATAGATAAGGGCAGAGCTGAAAAGAAGGCTCTTACACGGGAGACCAACAAGATTTTCAAGCAGCTGAAAACAACCCATCAGCGTTATGCTGACGTTTTTGAGAAACTAGGATACCCGATAGATATTTCCAATTACACACCTGCTGCAAGAAGGGAAGTGCTTCCAAGAATTTCTGATGTTACTGGCAAGCGAAAAAATGTAAAATGGCTTGGAATCGCACCATTTGCCCAGCATAGTTCAAAATTTTATCCGGTAGATCTCATGGAACAGGTGATTTCCAGGCTTTCTTCGGAAACAAATACTAAAATCTTCCTGTTTGGAGGAGGGGAAACTGAAAAGAAACAGCTGGAAGAATGGGAATCCAGATTTGAAAATTGTGTGAGTGTGGTTGGTAAGCTGAGGTTTGCAGAAGAACTAAGCCTTATCTCTAACCTTGACATGATGTTATCCATGGATAGTGGAAATGCTCATATCGCAGCGCTATTCGGGATTCCGGTTCTAAGTATCTGGGGCGTCACCCATCCTTATACGGGATTTGCTGCTTTTAATCAGCCTTTCGAGAATTGTATCTTACCAGATCTTGAGAAATATCCAAAGATCCCAACTTCGGCTTATGGCAACAAAGTTCCGGAGGGTTACGAAGATGTCATGCGCAGCATTCCTCCGGAAGTGGTAGTATCTAAAATTCAGCAGCTGCTGACTAATTCTTAA